A segment of the Capra hircus breed San Clemente chromosome 19, ASM170441v1, whole genome shotgun sequence genome:
CTCTCCTCCCTTCAGTTGTGCACTCAGACAGGTCCTCAGTTGGGATGCAGTGGAGACAAGGATGCCCTCAGCTGCTTCCTAGGTGAGTCTCACCCATCCTGTACCCTCCCCTACTTCAAAGCCTGAGCCATCCTGCGGAAAGGGACCTGGAATCTCTAAGCCCCTCATTACAtgctgaggaaaccaaggctcctAGCGGAAAGTGGTTTTCTAAGTCAGCCTACTTGTCAGGACAGGAGTCATGATGACTCTCAGCCCAGGgttcagcccaccaggccttgAGGGGGGGCCTGTCCCTCCAGGGTCATCCCTCGCATGGCCCCTGTTTTTCTCCTCTAAGAAATCCCTCTTCCCCAAGGCCTGAGGGTTCAGTATTACCCGGACCTTGCCAACAAGGTGTCAGGGACCCCAGACCAGGAAACTCCCAGCTAAGGCTGGGTGCTTGGTTCCCACACTCAAGGCACCCCTTGAGTATATTTAGTCCATCTATCATATAGTCATGAATTATGGAGGATTTCCTCATTGCCTGTTGTGTGGCAGGCACAGTGCTGGGCACTGCGGAGCTGTGGCTGTGAAGAACCAGCTTCTGGGCTCAGCGCTTAGTCTGGTGGGGAGACAGCTCTGAGGAAGAACCTTCACTCAGCAGCTAGAATCTAATCAAGTCAGGGAGCCAATGGGAGGAAGCAGGTAGGTCACAGCTAGTCTGTCCTTCTGTCTGGAATGCTTCCTTGCCTCTTGTCCACTCAATCTTGCCTCTGATGTCACCATTGGAGAGGCCTTCATGAGCACCCTGCTCCTCCATGTAAAGTAGCTCTCCCCCCAGTCACTCTCCAGCACATTTCCCTGTTTTTTTTCCTCGAAGGCTTATATCACTATCTGAAATGACCCTCTTTAGTCATTATCTGTCTCTCCCTACTCCTCATTGTAATGTCCACTCTATGAGAGCATGTCCTTATCCATTTCACTGAAGCCTTCAGACTGGCAAGCACTCCATCCATGAATGGTCAAAGTAAGAATGTTCTTGAGCATTGTGAATCCTCCAATGTACTAGGATCTGGGCTGTGATCTTGTGGAGAGAAAGGGCTGAAGAACTGAGGCTGCCAGTATCAAAAATGGTGACTAATGGAGGAAGGCTCCCTGGGCCCCAGGCTGGTTGTGGAAATGGGAACTGGAGTTCCCATTTTAAAAGAGACTGGACTGGTGTTGCCCTGACAAACTGAGCCCCTTCCTTCAGCCCTACCTTGCCTCACCTCCTCCTTCCCATTTGTTCATCAACACCTTTCTGGGCAAAGGCAACAGATGAAGGGTGGGGTGAGATTTCCAGTTTCAACTCCCTTATCAGATAATCAAGTTATAATTTCCCTCTTGTGTGTGAGGCCCAGGAGATGTAGGAGAAATGTCAAAGACGTGTCAAAGATTGTGGAAGTAACCCAAAACAATGTGTCTGTTTTCAGTCTCcatgttctctctttctctttgtatttttggtttcacagccatttttttttttttttcacagccaTTTTGTCCAAGCCAAGTTTGGCCAGTTTTTAGCTGAgcgaccttggacaagttacttcacCTTTCTGTGGTTTGCTGTCCTCTTTTTAGAGTAACTCTACTTACGACATGGTATGAGTTGTATATTTAAAAAGGAGTATTGGggattccctggttgtccagtggttaggactctgcacttccgctGCTGAGAGTGAGGGTTCTATCCTTCCCTGGTCATAGAATTAAGTTCTTGCAAGCTTcgaggccaaaaataaaaatgtttttaaaaagaaagaaaagaataaaaggaaaagtatgCCAAGTTCCTTGACCACAGCTTAGCATACAGTGGCTACTGAAATAGGCCAGTTGTTTCCAACCTCCTGGTCTGTGCTGTCTTTCCCTCTTGCTAACTCAGTTACTTTCCTGTTCCTTAGCTCCTGCTGCATCCTGCCAGCCCCCAACATGGGGGGAGGTGTAAAAGCTAATTACTTAAGGTCTTGATCTCTTAAGGGATTTGGGGAAGCTCCCTGCATCGTTAAGGAAAACCAGGTGGCTGGTTTGTAgcaggaaggggaagaggaggtgGCAAAGCAGGCTGGTGCTAAACAGATGGGAGCTAGTGGGTAGAAAGGGCTAAGCCCTCCTCTCTGGCAatggcttccctctccttttctttttatttcttcttcttttttgatatttatgtattttgtttcatcagcttttagttgtggcatacaaacTCTAAGACGCaagatgtgggatctagttccctgaccagggatcaaaccggggcaCCCTGtattgggagggcagagtcttagccactggaccaccagggaagtccccatcttcctcttttctctaatCACCCTTACAGACAGTTTTCTAAAAAGGTAATATTGTGATGCATAATGAATGCAGGAATCCAGCTTCCttgtaaaaatggaaatagtataGTTAAAATTTGCTTCTCCTTTGATCCCCTTCTCCACGTTCAGTTTTACCTTTCTCCCTGCAGGTAATCACTGTTAGCCTCTGGTCACACTGTCCCTTTGTGACATCTCCTCTTCAGTGCTGCCCAGATTAAATCAGGCTATAGTGACTGGGGAGATGCCACACAGTGCTGTCCACCTCCCAATCAGTCCTATGCAGTACTCATTAATTTCTGGAAACCTTTCCAGGAGCTTCTAGTTGACACTTTCCCTCCTCTGAAGTCTTACACATGCTTATCTCATGATTTACAAAGTTCCAGTGTTCCCTGTCAGTGACCAGTCTTGTCTCCCTCACTAGAGTATAAGCCCTCTGAAGCCAGGCATTTGTGGTCTGCACATCCGCTGTGTCTTCGTAGTTTCTTTGGCTCATGCAGCACAAACAGTATGAATGAAGTCAGCAAACACCCTGTGAAGTGAAGAATTTTGCCTTTATCAATTTGAGCAAGGTAGGGTCTGCTATGGCAGGCACTCTGACCAGAAACTGGGGGAATTCTGCTAATAATCTCCCTGACTAGAAAGACTGAATAGGTAAGTGGTGAGGGGTTGAGGCACTGGATTCAAACATATCCTTGCTCAGCCATTTACTAGCTATGTGTGATGTTAGacagggactttccaggtggcccagtggtaaagaatctgcttgccaatgcacaAGACTCAAaagacaagggttccatccctgggttgagaagacctcctggagaaggaaatggcaacccacttcagtattcttgtctggagaattctatagacagagaagcctggcaggctacagtccatggggtggcaaagagttggacttgactgagcacgcACGACATTAGACAAGTTATTGAGCCCTTCAGAGCTTTCTTCACCTGTGTAGCGAGACCACACCAGTCCCTACCTCCTGGGCTGTCATGGGGATCAATAGGGGTAATAGGTTTAGGCTGTTTTATGGGATTCCAGGTTCACACAGGTTAAACCATTGCATTAGGAAAAATAAAGGAGGAAGACTTGTCAACATCTCTCGAGTAGACCCTGGCAGAGGAAGCGCACACGTGGACTGAATATCGCTGCCTGTGTGAGGGGCATGTGGGGGTATTGAGAGTATTATGCTCTTCACCTCTCCTCCCTAGCCAAACGCTGCCACGCCCCTTCCACCTTCCATCCCAGGTTAATCCCGAGTTTAATTCCAAATACAGGCAATGGTAGAAAAGATCAAATAAAACGGTCATCAATTGATCAGAGTTGCATCACAGTGGGGACCGGGTTGTAATCCGCGGATCTCCACGCTCCGCCCCGCCTCGCTGCCGCAGGGCCTCTGATTGGCCCATGCCACGTGACGTCACACGGGGGTTTTTAAGGCCGAGTGCCCCTGTCAGCTCTGCAGTGCCCGCGCGCTGGAGACCGGCGTGGATACTAGCGGGGCTGGCACGGAGGGGAGCGGGGAGAGCGCGGCTGACGGGAGGTAAAGGCGCTGCTCAGGCCGAGCCGAGGGGGTCTGGGTACGGGGAGGTGGAGCTGAAGACGGCGATCGGAGGAAGGCGGGCAGCGGAGTGTCGCGGGGCATTGGGGAGGGGATCTCAGTGTAAAGAGGGGCGTGTCAACCGTGGGGTTGTGGAAGGCGAGTGGGAGTGGGCCTTTCTCTCCGATTTCAGCACCCGTACCCTGATTCTTAATTTCGGGTCACTGCCCCCCAGATGCAGGTTCCCCCGAGGATTCTCTCCTGGGGAGCTGGGGTCGCGGTGCCTGCTGCCACACCACAAGCGCGGAAGCTGACTGTCCCCCTATCCAGGCCTCTCTCTCCAACCTCAGTGTCCTAGGGGTTTCTCTCGGTCTCATCGCCCCTGTCATGGCCCCCAGGCGACGGGGGAGAGCCTCTGTTATACCTGcagctactttaaaaaaaaaaaaaaacgaaaacaaatttttaaaaagcggGCTGCTGATTTCGGACGTGATCAAGAAGTTGCAAATTTCATGTTTGTTATTAAACATGATCCTCCTCTTTTCTCCCATGACCTTTCCCTGTTCAGATAACCCAGCTGTGATCCCCAAAGCCTGCAATTTCAAGGtctcctccctgcctcttctGTGAGCCCCAAGACCTGCATCTTAGCTAGAGTTCAACATGGGGAACCACTTGACTGAGATGGCGCCCACCACCTCCTTCTTGCCCCACTTCCAGGCCCTGCATGTTGTGGTCATTGGGCTGGACTCAGCTGGAAAGACCTCCCTTCTTTACCGCCTCAAGTTCAAAGAGTTTGTCCAGAGCATCCCCACCAAAGGCTTCAACACAGAGAAGATCCGGGTGCCCCTGGGGGGGTCCCGCGGCATCACCTTCCAAGTGTGGGACGTTGGGGGGCAGGAGAAGCTTCGACCGCTCTGGCGCTCCTACACACGCCGGACAGATGGCCTGGTGTTTGTGGTGGATGCTGCTGAGGCTGAGCGGCTGGACGAGGCCAAGGTGGAGCTCCACCGAATCAGCCGGGCCTCGGACAACCAGGGTGTGCCTGTGCTGGTCCTGGCCAACAAGCAGGATCAGCCCGGGGCACTGAGCGCCGCCGAGGTGGAGAAAAGGCTGGCGGTCCGGGAGCTGGCTACTGCCACA
Coding sequences within it:
- the ARL4D gene encoding ADP-ribosylation factor-like protein 4D translates to MGNHLTEMAPTTSFLPHFQALHVVVIGLDSAGKTSLLYRLKFKEFVQSIPTKGFNTEKIRVPLGGSRGITFQVWDVGGQEKLRPLWRSYTRRTDGLVFVVDAAEAERLDEAKVELHRISRASDNQGVPVLVLANKQDQPGALSAAEVEKRLAVRELATATLTHVQGCSAVDGLGLQPGLERLYEMILKRKKAARAGKKRR